In Entomomonas moraniae, one DNA window encodes the following:
- a CDS encoding YdcH family protein — MFPEYRDLISQLKTEDARFAKLFEKHNDLDQKIKNLEANYASSNDIDTLKKEKLKLKDEIYVILKKNDN; from the coding sequence ATGTTTCCAGAGTATCGCGACTTAATTTCTCAGTTGAAAACTGAAGATGCACGTTTTGCAAAACTATTTGAAAAACATAATGATTTAGACCAAAAAATTAAGAATTTAGAAGCTAACTATGCTTCAAGTAATGATATAGATACTTTGAAAAAGGAAAAGTTAAAACTAAAAGATGAGATTTATGTCATTTTAAAGAAAAATGATAATTAG
- a CDS encoding helicase HerA-like domain-containing protein — translation MIKPIVIAKTANLDPLAILPNMANRHGLITGATGTGKTVTLQKMAESFSSIGVPVFMADVKGDLSGIGASGVLSEKLQSRLTSLKVDDWQANAVPVTFWDVYGEQGHPVRATVTSLGALLISRLLGLNDVQTGVLQIVFKVASDKKLLLLDLKDLKAVVRYVGENANDIKINYGNVSMASIGAIQRGLLTLEEQGGDQFFGEPMLAINDLMRINEEGRGIVNILAADKLYNSPTLYSTFLLWLLSSLYDTLPEVGDLEKPKLVFFFDEAHLLFTNANNALLEKIEQIVRLIRSKGVGVYFVTQNPLDVPDRVLGQLGNRVQHALRAFSPRDQKAVKAAAQTMRANPDFDAEEAITALGVGEALISFLEEKGTPAIVQRAMIIAPCSRMGALTKEERNTLINHSFLYGKYEERVDRISAFEKLSENKEIPNSSPSSVNTTTKPGTTNEDGGLLQVIKEFLFGRTGPRGGQYDGIVQKTSKRMTTKLINQILNALLGGKRRK, via the coding sequence ATGATTAAACCAATTGTTATTGCAAAAACGGCAAACTTAGATCCTTTAGCTATTTTACCTAATATGGCAAACCGTCATGGTCTAATAACAGGTGCAACGGGAACAGGGAAGACGGTAACATTGCAAAAGATGGCAGAATCGTTTTCGTCCATCGGGGTTCCTGTATTTATGGCTGATGTAAAAGGGGATTTATCAGGGATTGGTGCATCAGGAGTGTTGTCTGAAAAGCTACAAAGTCGCTTGACTAGTTTAAAAGTAGATGACTGGCAAGCCAATGCTGTACCTGTTACTTTCTGGGATGTTTACGGTGAGCAAGGCCACCCTGTGCGTGCTACAGTTACAAGTTTAGGTGCTTTACTGATTAGCCGTTTGTTAGGTTTGAATGATGTGCAAACAGGCGTGTTACAGATTGTCTTTAAAGTGGCTTCTGATAAAAAACTTTTGTTATTAGATTTAAAAGATTTAAAAGCAGTTGTGCGTTATGTTGGCGAAAATGCTAATGATATCAAGATTAATTATGGCAATGTGAGCATGGCATCTATTGGTGCCATTCAGCGTGGATTATTAACATTAGAGGAGCAGGGAGGCGATCAGTTCTTTGGTGAACCTATGCTAGCCATCAATGATTTAATGAGAATCAATGAAGAGGGGCGTGGTATTGTTAATATTTTAGCAGCAGATAAACTTTATAATTCTCCAACGCTTTACTCCACTTTCTTACTCTGGTTACTGTCAAGCTTATATGACACATTACCGGAGGTTGGTGATTTAGAAAAGCCAAAATTAGTTTTTTTCTTTGATGAAGCACATCTATTATTTACGAATGCGAATAACGCGTTGTTGGAAAAAATTGAGCAAATCGTCAGGCTTATCCGTTCTAAGGGGGTAGGTGTTTACTTTGTGACGCAAAATCCTTTAGATGTTCCTGATCGTGTTTTAGGACAGTTGGGGAATCGTGTTCAGCATGCTCTGCGAGCTTTCTCGCCTCGAGATCAAAAAGCGGTTAAAGCTGCGGCACAAACCATGCGTGCAAATCCTGATTTTGATGCAGAAGAGGCTATTACTGCGTTGGGAGTGGGTGAAGCATTAATATCCTTTTTAGAAGAAAAAGGGACTCCAGCAATTGTTCAGCGAGCGATGATTATCGCGCCTTGTTCTCGGATGGGTGCTTTGACAAAAGAGGAGCGTAATACGCTGATTAATCATTCTTTTTTGTATGGTAAGTATGAAGAGAGAGTTGATCGTATTTCAGCATTTGAAAAGTTATCAGAAAATAAAGAAATACCTAACTCATCACCTAGTAGCGTCAATACAACTACGAAACCAGGAACTACCAATGAAGACGGTGGTTTGCTACAAGTGATAAAAGAGTTTTTATTTGGGCGAACAGGTCCTCGTGGTGGGCAGTATGATGGTATTGTTCAAAAAACATCTAAACGTATGACAACAAAACTTATTAATCAAATACTAAACGCTCTATTAGGTGGTAAGCGTCGTAAATAA
- a CDS encoding malic enzyme-like NAD(P)-binding protein, with amino-acid sequence MTDLKKLALEYHSQPRPGKISINVTKPTATAKDLALAYSPGVAEPVREIAKDPELAYSYTTKGNLVAVISNGTAILGLGDLGALASKPVMEGKGVLFKRFAGVDVFDIEVNTKDPKAFIETVKNIACTFGGINLEDIKAPECFEIEEKLIELCDIPVFHDDQHGTAIVTAAGMLNALEIAGKTIEQAKIVCLGAGAAATSCMKLLVSIGAKKENIYMVDRQGVIHSGRNDLNPFKALFANDTDKRTLADALKDADVFVGLSGPNLLSADGLKSMASNPIVFACSNPDPEISPELAHATRSDVIMATGRSDYPNQVNNVLGFPFIFRGALDVRATAINEEMKIAAAYALRDLAKQPVPKEVCEAYGVDSLSFGREYIIPKPTDARLITIVSDAVAKAAIDSGVATLPYPKNYPLQSVDDVFNK; translated from the coding sequence ATGACAGACTTAAAAAAACTAGCACTCGAATATCATAGCCAACCAAGACCTGGCAAAATATCCATCAATGTTACCAAACCAACTGCAACAGCCAAAGATTTAGCTTTAGCTTATAGCCCAGGCGTAGCAGAACCTGTTCGTGAAATCGCTAAAGATCCTGAGCTTGCTTATAGCTATACTACCAAGGGGAACTTAGTCGCTGTTATTTCAAATGGTACCGCTATTTTAGGGCTTGGAGATTTAGGTGCGTTAGCCTCTAAACCTGTTATGGAAGGAAAAGGCGTATTATTTAAACGCTTTGCGGGTGTTGATGTTTTTGATATTGAAGTAAATACTAAAGACCCAAAAGCATTTATCGAAACAGTTAAAAACATTGCTTGTACCTTTGGTGGAATCAACCTTGAAGATATTAAAGCACCTGAATGCTTTGAAATTGAAGAAAAACTAATAGAGTTGTGTGATATTCCCGTTTTCCATGATGACCAACACGGCACCGCTATTGTTACTGCAGCTGGCATGCTCAATGCGTTAGAAATTGCCGGAAAAACAATCGAACAAGCTAAAATCGTTTGTTTAGGCGCTGGAGCAGCCGCTACTTCTTGCATGAAATTATTAGTTAGCATTGGTGCAAAAAAAGAAAATATATATATGGTTGACCGTCAAGGCGTTATCCACTCAGGCCGTAATGACTTAAACCCTTTCAAAGCACTTTTTGCTAACGATACAGACAAGCGTACCTTAGCTGATGCACTAAAAGATGCAGATGTTTTCGTCGGTTTATCTGGCCCTAACTTATTATCTGCTGACGGTCTAAAATCAATGGCTAGCAACCCTATTGTGTTTGCTTGCTCAAATCCTGACCCAGAAATCAGCCCTGAATTAGCACACGCTACACGCTCTGATGTTATCATGGCAACAGGGCGCTCTGACTACCCAAACCAAGTTAATAATGTGTTAGGCTTCCCCTTCATTTTCCGTGGCGCGCTCGATGTAAGAGCCACAGCAATCAACGAAGAAATGAAAATTGCAGCTGCCTATGCTTTACGTGATCTAGCTAAACAACCTGTACCTAAAGAAGTTTGCGAAGCGTATGGTGTTGATAGCCTAAGCTTTGGCCGTGAATACATTATTCCAAAACCAACAGATGCTAGGCTAATCACTATTGTATCTGATGCTGTAGCAAAGGCTGCTATCGACTCAGGTGTTGCCACATTACCCTATCCAAAAAACTATCCTCTACAATCTGTAGATGATGTGTTTAATAAGTAA
- a CDS encoding epoxyqueuosine reductase QueH: protein MSTAVIREKLVLPNGQDKLLLHSCCAPCSGEVMEALHASGIDYTVFFYNPNIHPEKEYLIRKDENIRFAEKHNIPFVDADYDTDNWFERAKGMEDEPERGIRCTMCFDMRFERMALYAHEHGFKVISSSLGISRWKDMNQINGCGMRAAAKYPEIVYWDYNWRKKGGSQRMIEISKREKFYQQEYCGCIYSLRDTNRWRRSKERDVIRIGVKFYGYDDEQL from the coding sequence ATGAGTACAGCTGTTATCCGTGAAAAGTTAGTGTTACCTAATGGGCAAGATAAATTATTGTTACATTCCTGTTGCGCTCCTTGTTCTGGGGAAGTAATGGAGGCATTACATGCTTCGGGCATTGATTACACGGTGTTTTTTTATAATCCTAATATTCATCCCGAAAAAGAGTATTTGATTCGTAAAGATGAAAATATTCGTTTTGCCGAAAAGCATAATATTCCTTTTGTCGATGCTGACTATGATACAGACAACTGGTTTGAACGTGCAAAAGGGATGGAAGATGAACCCGAACGAGGTATTCGCTGTACCATGTGTTTTGATATGCGTTTTGAGCGTATGGCTTTGTATGCGCATGAACATGGTTTCAAAGTAATTAGTAGCTCATTAGGTATTTCTCGCTGGAAAGATATGAATCAAATTAACGGTTGTGGTATGCGTGCCGCAGCTAAATACCCTGAAATAGTCTATTGGGATTATAATTGGCGTAAAAAGGGTGGTTCACAACGGATGATAGAAATCAGTAAGCGTGAGAAGTTTTATCAGCAAGAATATTGTGGGTGTATTTATTCATTACGTGATACGAATCGCTGGCGTCGTTCTAAAGAGCGTGATGTGATCCGTATTGGTGTTAAATTTTATGGCTATGATGATGAACAGTTGTAG
- the azu gene encoding azurin: protein MKGLFRYLFVGVLLGATGVSAASPKCQLTIHSDDQIYWDVSDIKVSNACKNFTVTLIHDGQLSKDVMGHNWVLAKTEDSEPLLRALITEKSNDYLSDDPRIIAHTKLLGGGQVSMVTFEVSKLQLGQAYSFFCSYPEHVGLMHGTLELIED from the coding sequence ATGAAAGGTTTATTTAGATACCTTTTTGTTGGAGTGCTATTAGGGGCTACGGGGGTTAGTGCAGCCTCTCCTAAGTGTCAATTAACTATACACAGTGATGATCAGATATATTGGGATGTATCTGATATTAAGGTGAGTAATGCTTGTAAAAACTTTACAGTGACATTGATTCATGATGGGCAGCTTAGCAAAGACGTGATGGGGCATAATTGGGTATTAGCTAAAACTGAAGATAGTGAGCCATTATTGAGAGCGTTGATTACTGAGAAAAGTAATGATTACCTCAGTGATGATCCGCGCATTATTGCCCATACTAAATTATTAGGTGGTGGCCAAGTGAGTATGGTGACATTTGAGGTGAGCAAGTTGCAATTAGGGCAAGCTTATAGTTTCTTTTGTAGCTATCCTGAGCATGTAGGGCTTATGCATGGTACATTAGAGCTAATAGAAGATTAG
- a CDS encoding leucyl aminopeptidase translates to MQFLIKCNQPETLKAATWILAIGKDQKLNVTAQLVDKLTNGAIQNTLKWGDFKGSLGQTFILQTQDTLKAHRVLLVGTGDKALTDAQYRKWLIAGFRVLKQLGGTDALLVADDVDVKQRDIYSKTRLLVETLESNTYCFDEYKSTKAEPSRLAKITLCVEKAVSKQVEKAVKESQAIAAGMALTRDLGNTPPNVCHPVYFAKQAEALVKLDKRVSVEVLDEKKMKSLKMGAFLAVAQGSEQAPRLVVLQYNGAKKKSEQPIVLVGKGITFDTGGISLKPGAGMDEMKYDMCGAASVLGVFKSLIELQLPINVVGLMACAENMPSGHASRPGDIVQTMSGQSVEILNTDAEGRLVLCDTLTYAERFKPKAVVDIATLTGACIVALGTQASGLMGNDDDLIASLLSAGKQVDDKAWQLPLFEEYQEQLDSPFADMANIGGPKAGTITAGCFLSRFAKYPWAHLDIAGTAWISGGKDKGATGRPVPLLVEYLLSQVDH, encoded by the coding sequence ATGCAATTTTTAATTAAATGCAATCAGCCTGAGACCTTAAAGGCCGCTACATGGATTTTGGCTATTGGTAAAGATCAGAAGCTCAATGTGACAGCACAGTTGGTTGATAAGCTAACTAATGGGGCTATTCAAAATACTTTAAAATGGGGTGATTTTAAGGGCAGTTTAGGGCAAACTTTTATTTTACAAACGCAAGATACATTAAAAGCACATCGTGTATTATTAGTAGGAACCGGTGATAAAGCGTTGACTGATGCCCAATACCGTAAATGGTTAATAGCAGGTTTTCGTGTATTAAAACAATTAGGTGGTACGGACGCTTTATTAGTTGCGGATGATGTGGATGTTAAACAGAGAGACATTTATAGCAAGACGCGTTTACTTGTTGAAACATTAGAATCTAATACTTATTGTTTTGATGAGTATAAGAGTACCAAAGCAGAACCTAGCCGACTTGCAAAAATAACACTTTGTGTAGAAAAAGCGGTAAGTAAGCAAGTTGAAAAAGCCGTAAAAGAGTCTCAAGCTATTGCAGCAGGAATGGCATTGACGCGTGATCTCGGTAATACTCCACCTAATGTGTGCCATCCTGTTTATTTTGCTAAACAGGCAGAGGCTTTAGTTAAGTTAGATAAGCGTGTGTCAGTTGAAGTGCTAGATGAAAAGAAAATGAAATCATTAAAAATGGGAGCATTTTTAGCGGTTGCACAAGGCAGTGAACAAGCTCCTCGTTTAGTCGTTTTACAGTATAACGGTGCTAAAAAGAAATCTGAACAACCTATTGTTTTAGTGGGTAAAGGCATTACGTTTGATACAGGCGGTATCAGTCTGAAACCTGGTGCGGGCATGGACGAGATGAAGTATGATATGTGTGGAGCCGCATCTGTTTTAGGTGTATTTAAATCGTTGATCGAGTTACAGTTACCAATCAATGTTGTGGGTTTAATGGCCTGCGCTGAAAATATGCCCAGTGGTCACGCATCAAGACCCGGCGATATCGTGCAAACCATGAGTGGTCAGAGTGTTGAAATTCTTAATACTGACGCAGAAGGTCGCTTGGTTTTATGCGATACATTGACCTATGCCGAACGCTTTAAACCGAAAGCAGTGGTAGATATTGCTACTTTAACAGGAGCTTGTATTGTTGCACTAGGTACACAAGCCAGCGGTTTAATGGGTAATGATGATGATTTGATTGCCTCATTGCTTAGTGCCGGTAAACAAGTCGATGATAAAGCATGGCAATTACCTTTATTTGAAGAGTATCAAGAGCAATTAGACAGTCCATTTGCAGATATGGCAAATATTGGTGGGCCTAAAGCGGGAACTATTACGGCGGGTTGTTTCTTATCACGTTTTGCCAAGTATCCTTGGGCTCACCTTGATATTGCTGGAACAGCTTGGATCAGCGGCGGTAAAGATAAAGGGGCCACAGGAAGACCCGTACCATTATTGGTAGAGTATTTACTAAGTCAAGTTGATCACTGA
- the rsmI gene encoding 16S rRNA (cytidine(1402)-2'-O)-methyltransferase produces MECNQIGCLYVVATPIGNLEDITHRALNVLREVDLIAAEDTRHTSKLLQHFAISTPLKPCHDHNEREQQGYLINLLLSGKNIALVSDAGTPLISDPGFHLVKEAQLKHIKVVPVPGACAVITALSAAGLPSDRFSFEGFLPAKSVARKNTLESLKQEQRTLIFYEAPHRLLESLQDLSAIFGSDRVAVLARELTKTFETIKQCSLAELVNWVASDANQQRGECVLLISPWKAPEEESFNQESLRVLKVLLNELPVKQAAALAAEITGERKNKLYQYAIECIDKNK; encoded by the coding sequence TTGGAATGTAATCAAATAGGGTGCTTGTATGTTGTTGCAACACCTATTGGTAATTTGGAAGATATAACGCATCGTGCACTCAACGTGTTACGTGAGGTTGATCTTATCGCAGCAGAAGACACTCGACACACTTCAAAGCTATTGCAGCATTTTGCAATTAGTACGCCATTAAAACCTTGCCATGATCATAATGAGAGAGAGCAGCAGGGCTATTTGATCAACCTCTTATTATCGGGTAAAAATATTGCATTAGTGTCGGATGCGGGAACTCCACTCATTTCAGACCCCGGTTTTCATTTAGTAAAAGAAGCCCAATTGAAACATATAAAAGTTGTGCCTGTTCCCGGTGCTTGTGCTGTAATTACTGCATTATCAGCTGCAGGATTACCATCAGATCGTTTCAGTTTTGAGGGGTTCTTACCTGCTAAATCGGTAGCTAGGAAAAATACACTTGAAAGTTTAAAGCAAGAACAGCGAACACTTATTTTTTATGAAGCCCCTCATCGACTTTTAGAGAGTCTACAAGACTTATCAGCTATTTTTGGTTCTGACCGAGTGGCTGTTTTAGCAAGAGAGTTAACAAAAACGTTTGAAACTATAAAACAATGTTCACTAGCGGAATTAGTTAATTGGGTTGCTTCAGATGCTAATCAGCAGCGGGGAGAGTGCGTGTTATTGATCTCTCCTTGGAAAGCTCCTGAAGAAGAGAGTTTTAATCAAGAATCGTTAAGAGTATTAAAAGTTTTATTAAATGAACTTCCTGTCAAACAAGCAGCAGCGTTAGCCGCAGAAATAACAGGTGAGCGCAAAAATAAGCTATACCAATATGCGATTGAGTGTATAGATAAAAATAAATAA
- a CDS encoding M23 family metallopeptidase has protein sequence MRLILISDKNGQRNRSTFSVDISILVLGIAMLCLISAGLGCLFVKAITTPTVLVSEERLTSVLSNSQAEVETIRAEAQAQLDAYNVYLANIQARLIRLDAMGQRLTNLAGIENEFDFSENVGLGGVEEGLDEGDNNQTFSPPDFMQKLNELSDRISTREKQLSVLQSLIVKSTIRQENYISGYPVKNAYISSPYGVRIDPITGKARGHKGIDFSAPRGSKIMAVAAGVVTFSGVKNGYGNVVEISHVDGYKTIYAHNQSNLVKAGDLVQTDQPIALVGSSGRATGPHVHFEVVRNSQAISPISYITRVNKVANPTIQMAKAE, from the coding sequence ATGCGACTTATTTTAATTTCTGATAAAAACGGTCAGCGTAATCGATCTACTTTTTCAGTAGATATTTCTATTTTGGTTTTAGGCATTGCTATGTTATGTCTAATATCTGCTGGTTTAGGGTGTTTGTTTGTAAAAGCTATTACAACACCAACGGTCTTAGTTTCAGAAGAGCGATTAACATCAGTCCTGAGTAATTCTCAAGCTGAAGTAGAGACGATTCGAGCCGAAGCGCAAGCACAGTTGGATGCTTATAATGTGTATCTGGCTAATATTCAAGCACGTCTAATTCGTTTAGATGCGATGGGGCAACGCTTAACTAATTTGGCTGGTATTGAGAATGAGTTTGATTTTTCTGAAAATGTAGGCTTAGGAGGTGTTGAGGAAGGTCTTGATGAAGGAGATAACAACCAAACTTTTTCTCCTCCTGACTTTATGCAAAAACTCAACGAGTTATCTGATCGAATCTCAACAAGAGAAAAACAATTATCAGTTTTGCAGTCATTGATTGTGAAGAGTACGATCAGACAAGAAAACTACATTTCAGGCTATCCTGTTAAAAATGCCTATATTAGTTCTCCCTACGGTGTCAGAATTGATCCTATTACAGGAAAGGCAAGAGGGCATAAGGGGATTGATTTTTCAGCTCCTAGAGGTTCAAAAATTATGGCTGTTGCAGCTGGCGTTGTTACCTTTTCTGGTGTGAAAAATGGCTATGGTAATGTAGTTGAAATTAGCCATGTCGATGGTTATAAAACAATTTATGCGCATAATCAAAGCAATTTAGTAAAGGCAGGTGATTTAGTGCAAACAGATCAGCCAATAGCACTTGTTGGCAGTTCTGGACGTGCAACAGGGCCTCATGTCCATTTTGAGGTTGTTAGAAATAGCCAAGCGATTAGTCCAATAAGTTATATTACACGTGTGAATAAAGTAGCCAATCCAACTATACAAATGGCAAAAGCAGAGTAA
- a CDS encoding DUF721 domain-containing protein, with product MSFRPLYAKRSKSILTQMAPVKVLMQKASYLNKLQQCLNLYLSATLQEHCAVASFQNGVLTILMSNAQWATRMRYQQNKLKQQLQAHHEFHDIVKIIVKVSPKPLKQTEETNDLSLSLNTATIISETAKGITDPVLKEALERLAKHTH from the coding sequence ATGTCTTTTCGACCCTTATATGCAAAGCGATCTAAATCAATACTGACTCAAATGGCGCCAGTTAAGGTTCTTATGCAAAAAGCATCTTACCTTAACAAGTTGCAACAATGTTTAAATCTTTATTTATCCGCAACATTACAAGAACACTGCGCTGTTGCCTCCTTCCAAAATGGAGTATTAACTATTTTGATGAGTAATGCGCAGTGGGCTACACGCATGCGTTATCAACAAAACAAGTTAAAACAACAACTACAAGCACACCATGAATTTCATGATATCGTAAAAATTATCGTTAAGGTTTCACCTAAGCCACTAAAGCAAACTGAGGAAACTAATGATCTGTCACTCTCTTTAAATACCGCTACGATCATTAGTGAAACCGCTAAAGGGATAACAGACCCAGTGCTTAAAGAAGCACTGGAACGTTTAGCCAAACATACCCACTAA
- the lpxC gene encoding UDP-3-O-acyl-N-acetylglucosamine deacetylase, which produces MIKQRTLKNTIRATGIGLHSGKKVYLTLKPAPVDTGIVFCRTDLDPVIEIPARAENVGETTLSTTLMKNNERVDTVEHLLSAMAGLGIDNARIELSSSEVPIMDGSAGPFVFLIQSAGLEEQEAPKRFIRIKKEVSVEENGKKATFLPFDGFKVSFEIDFDHPAFKKHTQSATIDFSSTTFVKEVSRARTFGFMREIEYLRSKHLTLGGSLDNAIVVGDDGVMNEDGLRYEDEFVKHKILDSIGDLYLLGHSLVGEFIGFKSGHALNNKLLRALISQTDAWEMVTFDESEKAPISYIQLATTA; this is translated from the coding sequence ATGATTAAGCAACGCACATTAAAAAACACTATTCGTGCAACAGGTATAGGGTTGCACTCAGGTAAAAAGGTTTATCTTACGCTAAAACCAGCACCGGTTGATACAGGTATTGTTTTCTGTCGTACAGATTTAGACCCTGTGATAGAGATTCCTGCTCGTGCTGAAAATGTTGGTGAGACAACCCTATCCACAACATTGATGAAAAATAATGAGCGCGTTGATACCGTAGAGCATTTATTATCTGCTATGGCAGGGTTGGGTATCGACAATGCAAGAATTGAGTTGTCAAGCTCAGAAGTACCTATTATGGATGGTAGTGCAGGTCCTTTCGTTTTCTTAATTCAGTCAGCTGGTTTAGAAGAGCAAGAGGCACCTAAGCGATTTATTCGTATTAAAAAAGAAGTATCTGTTGAAGAAAATGGTAAAAAAGCAACATTTTTACCATTTGATGGTTTTAAAGTTAGTTTTGAAATCGACTTTGACCATCCTGCGTTTAAAAAGCATACACAATCAGCAACTATTGATTTTTCTAGTACTACATTCGTGAAAGAAGTAAGCCGAGCTAGAACCTTTGGCTTTATGAGAGAGATTGAATACTTACGCTCTAAACACTTAACCTTAGGGGGCAGTTTAGATAATGCCATTGTTGTTGGCGATGACGGCGTAATGAATGAAGACGGTCTTCGTTATGAAGATGAGTTCGTAAAACATAAAATACTAGATTCTATTGGTGACCTTTATCTTCTTGGTCATAGTTTGGTGGGTGAGTTTATTGGCTTTAAATCAGGGCATGCGTTAAATAATAAACTATTAAGAGCGCTTATCAGTCAGACCGATGCTTGGGAAATGGTGACATTTGATGAAAGTGAAAAAGCGCCTATTTCTTATATTCAACTTGCCACAACCGCGTAA
- the ftsZ gene encoding cell division protein FtsZ → MFEMVEAQLNAVIKVIGVGGGGGNAVNHMIRSDIEGVEFICANTDAQALKGIHGGSILQLGANITKGLGAGTNPDIGREAALEDRERISEALQGANMVFITTGMGGGTGTGAAPIIAQVAKEMGILTVAVVTRPFLFEGRKRSKVADQGIDALVEHVDSLITIPNEKLITILGKDVSLLSAFAKADDVLAGAVRGISDIMQRPGLINIDFADVKEVMSEMGMAMMGSGSASGPNRAREAAEAAIRNPLLEDINLQGARGVLVNITASDMTIGEFNDVGEIIEDLVSDHATVKIGSAIDPTMGDELNVTVVVTGLGQEMKPIKVIDNTIPTLNTNDVPTAPRVEVNSTETNYRDFDRPTVMRNRGAQGNTATNLQAQEDLDYLDIPAFLRNQAD, encoded by the coding sequence ATGTTTGAGATGGTTGAAGCCCAGCTTAATGCGGTAATTAAAGTAATCGGTGTTGGCGGCGGTGGCGGGAATGCCGTGAACCACATGATTCGTAGCGATATTGAAGGTGTTGAGTTTATTTGTGCAAATACAGATGCGCAAGCCTTAAAAGGCATTCATGGTGGTTCAATTCTTCAACTAGGCGCTAATATTACTAAGGGACTAGGTGCGGGTACTAATCCTGATATTGGACGCGAAGCCGCTCTAGAAGATCGCGAACGTATTTCTGAAGCCTTGCAAGGTGCCAACATGGTATTCATCACCACAGGTATGGGTGGTGGTACTGGTACAGGTGCTGCGCCTATTATTGCTCAAGTGGCTAAAGAAATGGGTATTCTTACAGTTGCCGTTGTAACACGCCCATTTTTATTTGAAGGACGTAAACGTAGTAAAGTGGCTGATCAGGGAATTGACGCACTTGTTGAACATGTTGACTCTCTTATCACTATTCCTAATGAAAAACTTATTACCATTTTAGGTAAAGATGTAAGCTTGCTCTCTGCTTTTGCTAAGGCTGATGATGTCCTAGCAGGAGCTGTTAGAGGTATTTCTGACATTATGCAACGCCCAGGACTTATTAATATTGACTTTGCAGACGTGAAGGAAGTAATGAGTGAAATGGGAATGGCAATGATGGGTTCAGGTAGTGCAAGTGGTCCTAACCGTGCGCGTGAAGCCGCCGAAGCCGCTATTCGTAATCCTTTACTTGAAGACATTAATTTACAAGGTGCACGTGGTGTACTCGTTAATATCACTGCCAGTGATATGACCATTGGTGAATTCAATGATGTGGGTGAGATTATTGAAGATTTAGTGTCTGATCACGCCACAGTGAAAATTGGTTCAGCTATCGACCCAACCATGGGTGATGAACTTAATGTAACAGTGGTTGTGACTGGTTTAGGCCAAGAAATGAAGCCTATTAAAGTAATTGATAATACCATTCCCACTTTAAATACGAATGATGTTCCTACTGCTCCACGTGTGGAAGTTAATTCAACAGAAACTAACTATCGTGATTTTGACCGTCCAACTGTCATGCGTAATCGTGGTGCTCAAGGTAATACAGCAACTAACTTACAAGCACAAGAAGACCTTGACTATTTAGATATTCCAGCTTTTTTAAGAAATCAAGCTGACTAA